The genome window GTTCATGGGCGACAAGCGCAAACGGGAAATGGAACAGGAAAAACACACGGAGCAGAAGGTGGCTTCCGGAGAACTGATCAGGGATCCGGTCTGCGGCACCTATGTCCAGAAGGACGGGGACATTCGCGTCCGTGAAGGGGAAACCGTTCATGTCTTCTGTTCCTACGACTGCCGCGACAAATTCCTGAAACAACTCGAAGCAGAGGATGTCACTCCCAAGGAGTAGCAAAACCTGTTTCCCATCTGAACCTCATAAGCCCGCGCAAGCGGGCTTTTTCTTTTCCCGACGAACCTTGATTCAGACAACAGGGTCAAAACGCCTGAGAAGCGAAATTCAGCCTCCAATAAAATCCTGCACATTTTTGTCGTTGTGGAAAGCAGCGGGTAAACGAAGAGTTCAAGCTGCAAAACAAACGGGAATCAAGGCCCCTCTTAGGCTTATTTATTTGTCTCATAATGTAAATTATGTAAACTTTCAAAATGATGCAGTGGAAATCGGTTTGATAATTTCTCCCCTTCCGGGTATTTAATGGCCTGCTTATCCGGATCAACCTGAATTGGAACGAGGAAACTGGAAACTGAATATGACGAAAATAAAATCAACGGGAATGCTGCTCGTAGTTTTGAGCCTGCTTCTGAATGCTTCCATCTGCCTGGCGCAGGACGCGCCCCAGGGATCTTTCGAAAACTGGCTTGAAAAGTACGAAGCCTACGATCGCCTGGAAAAGGAAATCACCAGCAAGTCGCAGGAAAACACCCCTGAATCCATCCTCAGACGCGCCAAGGTCTACCTGCAACTCGGAAAACCGTTCAAGACCCTGGAGATCGTCGAAATGACGCCCTCTTTCGACGACAACGCAACCGAGTCCATGCGGCTCTGGTATGGCGGTCAGGCTCAGCGCGCAATCGGTGATCTTCCCAAGGCCGTGCTCTGGTTCACCCAGGCGGCGGCCCACATGCAGGACAAGGGACGCATGCGCGATCTGTTCAAGTCCGAACCCGACCTCGACCTCGTCTGGATGGACGTCTGGCGGCAAATGTACTGGACCTACACCGCCAACTACACCATGTCCCGGCGCGCCCAGCTTGAAGTCATCGACGAAATCCTGGACACAGGCCTTGCCGTCTGGTCCGAATCCTTCTGGAAGACCGCCCAACAGGTCTACCAGTTCGAATCCACAGGCAACGGCACCCTGCTGCCCCCTGCCGCCAAGGAAAAGGTTGAAAAGGATGAAGCCGGCAATCCGGTACCGTTCATCAGCGACGAAGACCGCAACGCCATGGCTCGAGGCCTGGCTGCGGCATCCCTGGAGGATTTTGAAAAGGCGGAACAGGAGATTGAAAGCATCCGCAAACCCGCCGTGCGTCAATTCTGGGCCGCACTCGTCAAGTTCATCCAATCCGGCGAACGCCCTGATGATCTCGAAATCTATGAAAAGGACAACTACCTGAAAGCAAAGGCCTTCTGGGCTGGTCACATCCTGGCCCCCTTCAGCGCGGATCGCCAGGAATGGCTCCTTGGCCTGGGCGATGCAGGCGCTGGCGCATGGACCCAGTTCCGCAACAAGGCCCTGGCAATGCCCGTCAATGAAGCGCAGGCCGTCATCGACAAGGAATTGGGCTCCCTGCTCATTTCCGAGCGAACCATCAATCTGCTCCAGAGCTTCAAATTCGCCTTTACCCTCATGAACAATGACATGACATCGGCCGCCACCATCTGGGAACAGGTGGACAAGCGAGCCCTGCCGGTTCCCCTGCAGGTGGCCGGGCTCATCGCCTTTGGCGGCAACCCGAGCAGGGTCATGCCCGCCTCCCCTGCCCGCGCCTTCAAGCTCTCCCCTGTGCTGACCGCACTGTGCGGCGCGGCGGGCAAGAACCTGCGTTCCGGCGTCGAAGCCCCCTTCTGGGCGGAAATCAGCGCATCGGGACTGCGGTCCGCCTCCAGGGACTGGCCTCTGGACCGCCTTGTGGTGCTGGCCTACTGGCAAAACGAACTGAATAAAAAGCCACGCGAAAGCCTGGCCAAACGAGCCGCCTTCCTGTTCAACGACACCTCCTTCGGGATAAACAGCCTCTTCTACCTGGCCGACCAGGCCATTGCCCGCAAGGACATGGCCATGTCGCAGTTCTACCTGCACCGCCTGAATCCCGAGGAACTGGACGCCGCGGACAAGTCCCGCTGGTATGAGGTCAAGACCCGCATGGAACTGGCCTTCGGCAAGCAGGAAAAAGCACTGGAAACATACCAGGAGCTTGTTTCCGTGGGCCAGCCCGTTCCGGCCTTCACCCGCCTGCGCATGGCGCTGCTCATGCAGCAACGGGGAGAACTGCTCAAGGCTCGCGACCAGCTCCTGCAGCTCTGGCAGGAAAAGGCCAGCCTGACTCCCGCCATGCAGGCCGAAATCCTGTTCTGGCTCGGCGAAGGCGAACAGGCCATGCGCAACACGGACCAGGCCCTGGATTACTACCTGCGCCTGGCCTGGCAATATCCGGAGCAAAACATCTGGGCCCTCACCGCCATGTACCGCGCTTCCATGATCTACGAAAAGCGCGGCATCTACGAGACAGCCAAAAGGCTGCTGAACACGGTCATCAAAAACGCAAGCACCAAGGAACAGCGCGAAGCCGCCAAGGCGCGCCTCTCGGCCATCAACGCCAAGACAGGCAAGAACAGCGAATCCTCGGAAGGCGCGGTCGAATATCCATACTAACGGTTGAAGACATGCCGACAAGAAAGGCCCGTCCAAATGGACGGGCCTTTTTCTTTTTATCGGATCGGAATCTAATCGCGCGGGATAGGCAAACCCTGCATTCGCAAAAAGGAAAGTTTATCCCAGTAACCGCGCTGAAAAACGATTCTATCGTTCTCGACCTTGAAAAAACCACACCCACGGAGCCCATTCGGGTCTTTCCATTCCAGTATGGCCCAGTCCCCATCCTCAAACAGATTCTCAACGATACACGTCATTTCGGCCATTTCAAATTCACGGGCAAACATTTCGCGGAGGGCCTTTTCCCCTTTCACCTTTTCGTTGGCCACCTGATGATTCACGGCATCCTCCGAATACAGGCTTACCAGTGCGTCAACATCCCCCCGATTGAAGGCTTCGACCCATTTGGAAACAATCTCTTTCGGACCCATAACATGCTCCTGCTGCTGATTCTGGAAGAAAACCGTGGCCACAAAAAAAGGGCCACGACCTTATGTCGATGACCCTTAGATTTCCATGGTGCCGAAGGGGGGACTCGAACCCCCACGGGATTTCTCCCACTGCCCCCTCAAGACAGCGTGTCTACCAATTCCACCACCTCGGCGTGGCGCTTGAAGCGAGAGAGCTTTTTCTACTGAACTCGCTCAAAAGTCAACCGTTTATTTCACTTTTTTTCATTTCCTCCGGACAGAGGCACATACTCCATGAGATATTCCCGATGCCCTGTATTTTCATCCAGTTGTTCCCGCTTCACGACAAAGCCCCGCCTCTGATAAAAGGCGCAGGAGGCAACATTTTCAACATAGACACAGAGCTCCAGACGTTCCCGCTGTTTCTTGGCGTGTTCAAGAAGCTTCGCGCCGATCCCTTCGCCTTGTCTTTCTGGCTGCACAAAGATGGCGGCCAGCATATCATCGACCAGGGAATAGAATCCCACCACCCTGCCCGCGTCTTCATAAACCCAGGTTTCGGAGTTGGGAATGTAAATTTCCCGCATGGTTTCCTGGCAGCCTTCCCAATACGCCCGGTCAACGAAATCGTGCGCCCTGACGGAAGCCTGCAGCCAGACGTCCACAATGCCATCGACATCGGCTTTCTTCATCTTTCGAATCATGTCCGCTCCTCAATTTGTCCGACCGGCAATAAAAAAGGGAAGCAGCCGAACTGCTTCCCTTGTATTATCGTGGTGCCGAAGGGGGGACTCGAACCCCCACGGGATTTCTCCCACTGCCCCCTCAAGACAGCGTGTCTACCAATTCCACCACCTCGGCGTCTGCGAATGTCTTATTCTGCCGTCTTGTCCTGCTCGGTGTCGGTGAAGGTGACGCCCGGCTGCTTGGCAGCCTCGGGTGCGGGTGCGGTTGCGGCGGGCTTGTTCAGCATGATGGAATCGCCGCCGTTGCTCCTGCTTCCGGTCAGGATGTTGTACGTCAGGGAAGTAATCAGGAAAACCGCGGCAAGACCAGCCGTGACCTTCACCAGCAGGCCGCCGGCGCCGGTGCTGCCGAACATGGAGCTGCTGCCACCGCCGAAAATGACGCCCATTCCTTCGTGTCCGGACTGGAGCAGGATAACGGCGATGAGGAAGATGCAAGCCAATACATGAATCGTGATTACGAGAATTTCCACGAATTTTTCCTATTACTTTCTTCTAGTTGGATGTTCAAATTAAGCCAGGACGATCTTGCTGAAA of Salidesulfovibrio onnuriiensis contains these proteins:
- a CDS encoding N-acetyltransferase, which gives rise to MIRKMKKADVDGIVDVWLQASVRAHDFVDRAYWEGCQETMREIYIPNSETWVYEDAGRVVGFYSLVDDMLAAIFVQPERQGEGIGAKLLEHAKKQRERLELCVYVENVASCAFYQRRGFVVKREQLDENTGHREYLMEYVPLSGGNEKK
- a CDS encoding transcriptional regulator produces the protein MLKFIVIGAALFIVYKLFMGDKRKREMEQEKHTEQKVASGELIRDPVCGTYVQKDGDIRVREGETVHVFCSYDCRDKFLKQLEAEDVTPKE
- a CDS encoding nuclear transport factor 2 family protein, giving the protein MGPKEIVSKWVEAFNRGDVDALVSLYSEDAVNHQVANEKVKGEKALREMFAREFEMAEMTCIVENLFEDGDWAILEWKDPNGLRGCGFFKVENDRIVFQRGYWDKLSFLRMQGLPIPRD
- a CDS encoding tetratricopeptide repeat protein, which translates into the protein MTKIKSTGMLLVVLSLLLNASICLAQDAPQGSFENWLEKYEAYDRLEKEITSKSQENTPESILRRAKVYLQLGKPFKTLEIVEMTPSFDDNATESMRLWYGGQAQRAIGDLPKAVLWFTQAAAHMQDKGRMRDLFKSEPDLDLVWMDVWRQMYWTYTANYTMSRRAQLEVIDEILDTGLAVWSESFWKTAQQVYQFESTGNGTLLPPAAKEKVEKDEAGNPVPFISDEDRNAMARGLAAASLEDFEKAEQEIESIRKPAVRQFWAALVKFIQSGERPDDLEIYEKDNYLKAKAFWAGHILAPFSADRQEWLLGLGDAGAGAWTQFRNKALAMPVNEAQAVIDKELGSLLISERTINLLQSFKFAFTLMNNDMTSAATIWEQVDKRALPVPLQVAGLIAFGGNPSRVMPASPARAFKLSPVLTALCGAAGKNLRSGVEAPFWAEISASGLRSASRDWPLDRLVVLAYWQNELNKKPRESLAKRAAFLFNDTSFGINSLFYLADQAIARKDMAMSQFYLHRLNPEELDAADKSRWYEVKTRMELAFGKQEKALETYQELVSVGQPVPAFTRLRMALLMQQRGELLKARDQLLQLWQEKASLTPAMQAEILFWLGEGEQAMRNTDQALDYYLRLAWQYPEQNIWALTAMYRASMIYEKRGIYETAKRLLNTVIKNASTKEQREAAKARLSAINAKTGKNSESSEGAVEYPY
- the secG gene encoding preprotein translocase subunit SecG: MEILVITIHVLACIFLIAVILLQSGHEGMGVIFGGGSSSMFGSTGAGGLLVKVTAGLAAVFLITSLTYNILTGSRSNGGDSIMLNKPAATAPAPEAAKQPGVTFTDTEQDKTAE